The following DNA comes from Hordeum vulgare subsp. vulgare chromosome 3H, MorexV3_pseudomolecules_assembly, whole genome shotgun sequence.
TACCCACACATTGTGAGCATCAAGATTGCTCTGAGAAAAGCCATGGCTCATGATGATGAATGCTACAAGAAAATGGGTGATGCGGTGATGGATAAATTTGATAAGTACTGGGATGAGCCAAACAATGTAATGGTGCTTGCTACGATCTTGGATCCAAGGTACAAGATGAGGTAGATTGAGTGGTGCTATCACCAAATGTATGATGTGGGGAAAGAAAATACCGAGAAGGATATTGTGCGCGCAGAGTTGGACACATTGTATGAGAAGTTTGTTGCCAAAAATAAGCAAGCTGAAGGAAGAGCTAGTGGATCATCAGCCAAGAACAATTGCAATGGAAGTACCTCAATGCCACTTATGGATTGTGAGTTTCAGTCCTTCTTATCAGCCACTTAATCAACACCATAAAAAAATGAGCTTAGAAACTATCTAGATGACTTGAATGAGGCAATGGATCCTAAGTTCAATCTTCTTGATTGGTGGATGGTGAATGCACCTAGATACCCCGTATTGGCAATGATGGCAACGAGGTTCTTGACTGTCCCGACTACCTCTATGTCCTTGGATTCAACGTTTAGCATGGATGGAAGAGTTTTATGTATGTCTACTTGTTACTTTGATGCTAACTTGTGAACTTGGCAACCTATCCTTGAACTTAGATATGTCTACTTGTGTGGTTTTAGATGACTACATGGGTTCTTTGAAACCAGAAATGGTGGAAGCCTTGGTGCGCGGTGCTAGTTATAACAAAGGTTCTCACAAGGATTTCAATCTGGTGGTATGGTTCCTATCTTTTTCTTCTATGGTTTCTGTCTATTTATCGTATGTGGCTAACCTCCAAATAATTAGGAGAGGGATGAAGATGAGGAGGATGATGTTGAAAATATCAAGTTGCCCAAGATTGTTGATGTGGGGGATAACAACAAATGTTAACTATTCTTTCGACATGTTTCAACTTTCATATCTTTACATGATCCTAATATGTTTACAAATATTTGTTACATGTAGACATTCGTGAGGTGGATTGTTGAGGTCAATGTGATCGTGTCGTGCCATTTCCTTTGTTGTGATGAACTTCGAATTATGTGTTTGTTGTGATGAACTATGTACCTTAAATGATGTTGTGATGAACTTCGAATTATGTGTTTGTTGTGATGAACTATGTACCTTAAATGATGTTGTTGTGAACTTGTAATGAACTATGAACTTTGTATTATGTGGTTTTCACTAGTCATTGTTTGGCTATCAACATTTTCTCATCTTTTATATTAAAGTGGTAAGTGTTATGCTATGCAAAATTTCTTTGTTTGGCTGTCAATAGTTGATGCCTTGATGTGAAAAGTTCAAAGGAAGTGCAGCACAAAATTCAATAAAAATGCTGCCCAATTCTCTCTCATATCGTTATATTGTTACAATTTTCGTAGAAGAATTCGTGGAATAAAGCTTGTTTTT
Coding sequences within:
- the LOC123440232 gene encoding uncharacterized protein LOC123440232, with the protein product MYDVGKENTEKDIVRAELDTLYEKFVAKNKQAEGRASGSSAKNNCNGSTSMPLMDYDYMGSLKPEMVEALVRGASYNKGSHKDFNLVERDEDEEDDVENIKLPKIVDTFVRWIVEVNVIVSCHFLCCDELRIMCLL